The following coding sequences are from one Salvia hispanica cultivar TCC Black 2014 chromosome 3, UniMelb_Shisp_WGS_1.0, whole genome shotgun sequence window:
- the LOC125215972 gene encoding 8-hydroxygeraniol dehydrogenase-like, translated as MAKSHETEHPVKAFGLAATDSSGHLSPFKFSRRATGDDDVQFRVLYCGICHTDLHQLKNEFGVTPYPIVPGHEIVGVVTEVGKKVEKVKVGDRVGVGCMVGSCRSCESCHKDLENYCPKVIPTYAAPYHDGTITHGGYSDIMVADEHFIVRIPDNMPLDAAAPLLCAGITTYSPMRYFGLDKPGMHIGVVGLGGLGHVAVKFAKAFGCKVTVISTSLSKKDEALSHLGADSFLISKDADEMQGAMGTMDGIIDTVSAHHALMPLIGLLKAHGNLIMLGAPNRPLELPVLPLLSGRKMISGSGIGGMKETQEMIDFAAKHNIKADIELISADYVNTALERLTKADVKYRFVIDVANTLKQS; from the exons ATGGCGAAATCACATGAAACAGAGCACCCTGTGAAGGCCTTTGGATTGGCTGCTACAGATTCATCTGGCCATCTCTCCCCTTTCAAATTCTCCAGAAG GGCAACTGGTGATGATGATGTCCAGTTCAGAGTGTTGTATTGTGGGATCTGCCACACCGATCTTCATCAACTCAAGAATGAGTTTGGTGTCACTCCATATCCGATAGTTCCTGG GCATGAGATTGTAGGTGTGGTCACAGAGGTGGGAAAGAAGGTTGAGAAGGTCAAAGTCGGAGACAGAGTTGGTGTGGGATGCATGGTTGGATCCTGTCGATCGTGCGAGAGCTGCCACAAAGATCTTGAGAATTACTGCCCCAAGGTCATCCCCACTTACGCTGCTCCCTACCACGATGGCACCATCACGCACGGTGGTTACTCTGATATCATGGTTGCTGACGAGCATTTCATTGTTCGTATTCCCGACAACATGCCATTGGATGCAGCTGCTCCTCTTCTATGTGCAGGTATTACCACCTACAGCCCCATGAGATACTTTGGACTAGACAAGCCCGGGATGCACATTGGAGTTGTCGGTTTGGGCGGACTAGGCCATGTTGCTGTCAAATTTGCCAAGGCTTTCGGCTGCAAGGTCACAGTCATTAGCACTTCCCTCAGCAAAAAGGACGAAGCGCTTTCACATTTGGGCGCAGATTCGTTCTTGATCAGTAAAGATGCTGATGAAATGCAG GGTGCTATGGGAACAATGGATGGTATTATTGATACAGTATCAGCTCATCATGCTTTGATGCCACTCATTGGCCTCCTGAAGGCGCATGGAAATCTCATCATGCTTGGCGCCCCAAATAGGCCGCTTGAGCTACCGGTTCTTCCTCTACTCTCAG GGAGAAAGATGATATCCGGGAGCGGGATAGGAGGAATGAAAGAGACAcaagaaatgattgattttgCAGCAAAGCACAATATAAAAGCAGATATTGAACTAATTTCAGCAGACTATGTGAACACTGCTTTAGAGAGGCTGACCAAGGCTGATGTGAAGTATCGGTTTGTGATAGATGTTGCCAACACTCTCAAACAATCTTGA